In the Oxyura jamaicensis isolate SHBP4307 breed ruddy duck chromosome 19, BPBGC_Ojam_1.0, whole genome shotgun sequence genome, GGCCGTGGCTGctttccccatcctcctcctcctcctcttccttctcctctcccccatcAGGACGTCCAGCTCCCCACCAAGAGCTCGCCCAGCGCCGCGGGGTTTCACCCGGGTACAGCGACGCGGCTTCGGCAAAGCCGGGCTGCCGCGGGGGGGCCGGGGAAAGGCGCCCGCCGTCGTggttctgtgctgcagagcatcaggtagaaaaacacacacatatctGCTGTTTTACTATGAACACTGGTCTGAGGGTTCCAGGCCCAGCGCCGACGGTGGTGGGCCGCGAAGGATTTAAATAGGGGACTTGAACTCCTCCCTGCTTCCGTGTCTGGTAGCACCAGCTGGTATGAGTGAACCTACAGGTGTGCGTTTTCCTTCTGCTAGAAAATGCCACGAGCACTAACTGGTAAGGCTTAATGTACAGTATATTGTCAGTATTCTGGTATTCTTCTGGTTCAACATACATTATAGCTCATATATAACCTGTATTAATTGTATAGATTGTGCATTTAAAGCTGTTACCGAGTTGTCAgaagataagagaaaaaaaaaaaaaataaggtcatatgtaatattttgtttgtaagTATCCTTTGTATCATAGcaaaggaaatgttaaaaaaaaaaaaaaaatcaactgtaaTAAAGTAATTTTAGTACACGGAGTGTCTGCCTGCGTTCCTTACCCGGTGGGGGGCGGCTACCTGGTGTAGGACCGCTGCCAGGTGAaagcggggggctcggggaggggaCCCCCCCACCGGCGGGGCTGCGGCACCCCCGTCCTCCGCTCCTCCGCCCGCAGGAACTCGCCGATGGCCCCGAAATACTCCAGCACGGCCTCGTGGCCCCAGCATCGCCCCGAGCCGCGCTGGGGGAAGCCGCAGTGGCCCCCGCGTGGGgtgagcagcaggaagaagtAGGGGCTGCTGCGGAACAGCCCCACGGGCAGCGTGCGGGCGGGGGGCCCGCGGACGGGGTCGTCGGCGCTGCAGACGCACAGCACGGGCACGGCCACCTCGTCGGCATCGCGCAGGGGCTCGTTGCGCTCCCAGTAGGCTTCCCAGCGGCTCTGGGTCCCGCAGAAGAGGGCTTCCTCCAGCTCCCGCAGCGAGCGGCTGCCCAGCAGCTTGGCCACGTCCACCGCCTCGGCCAGGGCGCCCGCGTACCTGCGGGGACGGGGGACGGGGGACGGCACGGGCTGGGGGGCGCTGGGGACGGTGCCGTGGGGGGGATGGGGGTGCGCCCCGCTGACCCTAGGACAGGCTCGGGGTCCCCCCCTCCCTGCGTGCTGCTGCGGGGTGGGGGTGTCCCTGCAGCATCCCGGCGCCACCCCAGGAGCCATGGCAACGGGAGGGAGCCGGAACCGTTGCCGTGACAGCACCGGGTGCAAGGGGTagggggagatggggagggggggcccGACCCCCCCCCGCTGCCACCAGGCCATCAGGAGTGTCCCCATTTTAAACCCCCAAATCCCCAGCCTGCATTATACACAGCCTGGCGGCCCCCacccaggctctgcagaggcttAGCGCTGccatgttttgtttattttcccctccccagTCATTTTGGGGGTTGaatgattatttttgtaattatttatttattttgccccTCATTCCCTCCCCCTGTTAAGcccctttttcccccacagcccccagcaccacccccgGAGGTGACGCTTGCTCAAGGCCCCCGGCACCCAGCCCACGCTGGCACTTGGGTGACACGGGGTAACAGGGACacgggggacgggggggggctgcagccacaggTGGGTGGCCagggcccccccaccccacaggGGAGCcccccagggtgctgggggcaaGCAGCGCTGTGCCTGGCCCCGCTCAGCACCCCGTGCTCtagtgctgggggggggggggggggggttaaaaaacccccccgggggggggggggggggccgggggggggggggggggggggacgttTCCCTGCGGGGAGCTCCCCAGATGGCTGCCACAACCCCGCCGCGCGCTGCTGCTGAGCCCAACCCCGCGGCCGCTGCCAGATCCGGGGGCTGCTGTTCATTAACCCGCGCGTTTTGCTGCCCTCAGCACCTCCGCCTGCGCTGGGACTCCCGGCACAGGGACACCCcccccccgtcccgtcccgtcccccatccccgtcccccgCTGACCTGCTGAGTCCCTGCTTgaggtgcagcagcagcggccACTCGTAGAGCCGGGGCAGCGGGGCCTCGAACCAGTCCCGGGCGCGGAAGACGGGCGAGaggcaggcggcggcggccaggCGGCTGGAGGAGCCGCTCTCGCCCAGgtaggccagcagcagccccgagcCCGAGCCCTCGCTGACGGCCAGCAGCGGGGCGGCCGGGTGCCGGCAGCGCACGTAGGCCACGGCCTCGCGCAGGTCCCCGGGGTCCCCGAAGGCTTGGAGCCTGGGGGTGGCCAGGGGGCAGCCGTTGTGTCCCCGCCGGTTGAAGACGACGGGGACGTAGCCGAGCTCCAGCGCCCGGCGGCCCAGCTGCAGGAACCCCCCCGGCACCTTGCCGGCGGCGTTGGGGATGAGCAGCAgcaccgggctgggggggccaCCGCTGCCACGCCGACGGCTCCCGGCCCCCCGTGGCCCCACCAGCCAGTCCAGGGCCACCAGGCCTCCGTCGGGGACCTGCAGGTGCTCCCGGACCAGCGCCGGTGCCggctgggggggcagcaggagctgctgcagcagacgGAGACGAGGCCAGCGAGGCCATGGCCAGGGCCCCCCCCTCAACACTGCCGAGCGCCCCAAGCTCCGCTCCAGGTGCTGGGCCAGCGCCGAGGGCTTGCACAGCAGCCGGCAGCACCCCACGCCGTCCTCGGTGAGGATGGGGgtcccctcctcttcctcctcctcatcctccagCCCTCCAGGCACCTCCAGGCTCCCACCCAGAAGGTGCCAGGCCAGGAGGCCCAGGAAGGTGACCACGGCGGCCACGGCCATCAAGCCCTCCGGGGACAACATGAGGGCCCCGGCCGGCAGCCCCGGTGCTCGGCGGGTGCTTGGAGAGGCGGCGGGGCCCTGCTGGGAAggcccagccccggggccgggcgagCAGCGGGGGCCGTGCCGGGGACGGCGTGACCGGCCGCCAGCCGGGGCCAAGGGGACTGGGTGAAACGTCAGCGTGGCGCcgggctccctgcagccctcgCCACGGTGGGGACAGGATAGGggtctgtccccccccccccagctttgCCCCAAAGCCCCCCGTGCCGTAGGAGCCGGGGGTCCGTGCAATGCTCACATCTTTATTGATACAAATGTACAAGAACACATCTTACAGTAGGGAGCGCGGCCCCGGCGTGGGGCAGGACGCCCGGGGAGAGAGGGGGGGGCCGCGGGCATCCCGGTCCAGTGTAACGCtgcggggggtgggggggggggcccaggGGTACCGGCCGCCCGGCGAGGGATGGGGGGGATAGAGGGGACATCGCCGCTGCCGACAGGGGCAGCTCCACACGCTATGTACAGGATAAGTTAGGCTCATGCCCCAGGGGGGGGGCTgcgcggggcgggcaggggTCTGTACAGGGGGACGCAGGCACCTACCCCACAGCTGAGCACCAGCTCCgcggcggcaccgggggggcggggggaggatGCAGGGGCTCGCCCCGCACCCTGGCCCTGCAAGGGCTGAGGCCACTTGCACCCCGCGTGCCAAACGCCGCcagaaaggagggaggaggagacgggaggggggggaggaagagaggagaggagaggagaggccGGGGAGGTGCAGGAGGGCGCGGGCCGGCGCTCACTGCTTCTTCTCGCGGGTGGTGATGGTGACCAGCTGCTTGGCGGCCTTGGCGATGTCGTAGGCACACTGGATGACCTGCTGCGTCAGGAGCTGGTAGTCCACGGCGGCGCCCGGCTCGGGGGGCACGGTCTTGCGGCACTCGCTCTGCAGCCGGTAGGCGCTGGCGTTGAGCAGCCGCAGCGAGCTCCGCACCGTCTCCAGCGCCGGCttctgcgggggggggggacagcgtCAGGGCACGGGGCGGGGGCGACAGGGGGCAAGGGGGGCTCACCCCTACCCCCCTACCTTGGGGAAGAGCGATGCCATCTCCGTCACGGCCGAGTGGATCTTCTCCGAGCAGGGCACGAAGCTGGGGGACAGCagaggggttggggggggggggaaacacgACAGCTCCTGGCCCCCCAGGGCCGTGGCGCAGCCCCTACCTGTCGTGCTTGGACTCCTGGGCAGcccgcagcagctcctggaTGTTCTTGGTGACCTGCTCGGTTTTGAGGATGACGTCCTCGGTGCTGGGCAGCCCGGGATCCAGCTCCCCGTCCAGCGGGTCCAGCTCGTGGGGGAAGTCCTCGTCCTTGCTCAGCTCCACGAAACGCTTCCCCTCCATGCTGCGGGGACCGAAACGCCCGCAGGTCAGCGCCCACCCTGCGTCCCCAGGTCCCCAAAGCAGGGGTGGCAGCGCAGTCCCCAGCCCCGGTGCTCACCCAAGCAGGATCTCGCCCGCCTGGGTGTTGTCGTAGTCGCTGTCGGTGCCGCTGCCGTGCCGGTCCAGCTTGCTCTGTAGGGCAGAGGAGCGGCGTCaaagccctgcccagccccaatCCCGCACGGGGCCGgggtccccccaccccaaatccaCCCCAGTACGTCACCATGTGCCGGGCACCGTCAGGCGGGCAGGAGAGCAGCGGGGAGGACGGGGGAAAGGGCATGGAGGAGGCCGAGGGACCTTTCCGCATctggagggggaagaaaagggggagaCGGCGCTGAACGAGGCGCTCAGGACCCCACGGAGCCGACCCCGGGCACGCGCAGGGGAGGATGAGCAGAGGGGACACGGCCGCCCTGCATGCGGGAACctccttgggggggggggggccccgcggggccgggaaggggggggggcacacaTCCCAGGAAGACGTGGAGGGCTGGCACTTGGGAGGACGATGGCCACCACGTCCCATGCAGGAgccgcccccgccgcggcccccTTACCCGGTACACGCTGGCCGGGATGTGCATGGAGTACAGAGCCTCGTCCTCCGCCTCCTGGCGACACACGAAAGGGTcaggccccgccgcccccggccccccggggaaggaacccagctctgcagcaccaccAACCCCTTGGGGTGCCCTCAGCtcccccccaaagcccccaaaTCTCCCCGTTCCCCCCCCCTCCGGAGCACTCACGCCGCTGCCgaagggctgcagcctggtCACCAGCTCCTCCACCGGCTGCCCAAAAGGTTTCAGCGCCGAGCCGGGCTCGTACATGGAGAAGGCCTGGCGGTCCCGGCGGTGCGGgggggccgtgccgggggggTGCCCGTGCTCCGGGCGCTCGCTGGGGGTCGGGGCCGGGTGCGGGGG is a window encoding:
- the ABHD15 gene encoding protein ABHD15 — its product is MLSPEGLMAVAAVVTFLGLLAWHLLGGSLEVPGGLEDEEEEEEGTPILTEDGVGCCRLLCKPSALAQHLERSLGRSAVLRGGPWPWPRWPRLRLLQQLLLPPQPAPALVREHLQVPDGGLVALDWLVGPRGAGSRRRGSGGPPSPVLLLIPNAAGKVPGGFLQLGRRALELGYVPVVFNRRGHNGCPLATPRLQAFGDPGDLREAVAYVRCRHPAAPLLAVSEGSGSGLLLAYLGESGSSSRLAAAACLSPVFRARDWFEAPLPRLYEWPLLLHLKQGLSRYAGALAEAVDVAKLLGSRSLRELEEALFCGTQSRWEAYWERNEPLRDADEVAVPVLCVCSADDPVRGPPARTLPVGLFRSSPYFFLLLTPRGGHCGFPQRGSGRCWGHEAVLEYFGAIGEFLRAEERRTGVPQPRRWGGPLPEPPAFTWQRSYTR
- the GIT1 gene encoding ARF GTPase-activating protein GIT1, yielding PPLGAGGRPGSGRSREQGGSDPAPQAPPSSFLRPGPGACFLHARGRCHATGRGGAGVWLTTQNHSTLVTERSAVPFLPVNPEYSATRNQGRQKLARFNAREFATLLIDILGEAKRRQQGKSLLSPTGDLDFSLRSQSDLDDQHDYDSVASDEDTDQELLRNASRNNRARSMDSSDLSDGPITLQEYLEVKKALAASEAKVQQLMKVNNSLSDELRRLQREIHKLQSENTQIRQQTGPPHPAPTPSERPEHGHPPGTAPPHRRDRQAFSMYEPGSALKPFGQPVEELVTRLQPFGSGEAEDEALYSMHIPASVYRMRKGPSASSMPFPPSSPLLSCPPDGARHMSKLDRHGSGTDSDYDNTQAGEILLGMEGKRFVELSKDEDFPHELDPLDGELDPGLPSTEDVILKTEQVTKNIQELLRAAQESKHDSFVPCSEKIHSAVTEMASLFPKKPALETVRSSLRLLNASAYRLQSECRKTVPPEPGAAVDYQLLTQQVIQCAYDIAKAAKQLVTITTREKKQ